Proteins from a single region of Oryza brachyantha chromosome 6, ObraRS2, whole genome shotgun sequence:
- the LOC102716787 gene encoding uncharacterized protein LOC102716787, producing MSSSTSGRDDDAPDLVCQIDCVHGMVDALSCVRWKRHQDAVLELSEHGIVLIVEESGCLQAKVYLKRELFMEYEYAAEGRPRFGLSLGLLVDCLNTFSSPGHSSAVEIRYPGPDMQLLLKSVGSPDSCMYAEIRTRIPDTISWDYHFEHSGNTPVTFTVKSSVLKESIEDLEWPGSSIQIQMQPDPPSVIFKGEGHGDLQIELPYYANTDLLIAFQCEQETSYRYKYKFLRATTSNFPSSIVKENRGSKVTIGRGGMLKIQHLVSVARPGMQYFRNVAGGAQQPSRIAYIEFFVKPEEDDNTINDA from the exons ATGAGCTCGTCGACGTCcggccgcgacgacgacgcgccggACCTCGTATGCCAGATCGACTGCGTCCACGGCATGGTCGACGCGCTCTCCTGCGTTCGCTGGAAGCGCCACCAG GACGCGGTGCTGGAGCTGTCGGAGCACGGGATCGTCCTCATCGTCGAGGAGAGCGGCTGCCTCCAGGCCAAGGTCTACCTCAAGCGCGAG CTGTTTATGGAGTACGAGTATGCAGCTGAGGGGCGGCCGCGGTTTGGCCTCAGCCTGGGGCTCCTCGTCGATTGCCTCAACACGTTCTCGTCCCCAGGGCACTCCTCCGCTGTCGAGATCCGGTACCCTGGGCCTGACATGCAGCTTCTTCTCAA GTCGGTGGGTTCCCCAGATTCATGTATGTATGCAGAAATTAGGACCAGGATTCCAGACACAATCTCCTGGGATTACCATTTTGAGCATTCTGGGAATACACCAGTCACTTTTACTGTCAAG tcttcCGTCCTGAAAGAATCGATTGAGGACCTTGAGTGGCCAGGTTCTAgcattcaaattcaaatgcaACCAGACCCACCTTCAGTGATATTCAAAGGTGAAGGGCATGGTGACTTGCAG ATTGAATTACCCTACTATGCAAATACAGATCTTCTCATTGCGTTTCAGTGTGAGCAAGAAACATCATACAG GTATAAGTACAAGTTTCTTCGTGcaacaacttcaaatttcCCAAGCAGTATTGTGAAGGAGAATCGTGGGAGTAAGGTGACGATTGGGAGGGGAGGGATGCTCAAAATCCAGCACCTAGTTTCAGTTGCAAGGCCAGGTATGCAATACTTCCGTAATGTTGCTGGAGGGGCTCAACAGCCGAGCCGAATTGCTTATATAGAGTTCTTTGTAAAGCCAGAGGAAGATGATAACACTATAAATGATGCTTAG